From Salinibacterium sp. ZJ450, one genomic window encodes:
- a CDS encoding MFS transporter produces the protein MSRSAAVPPSPDRVRRNAMVSSYLGTAVEMYDFLLYGTAASLVFPVLFFKDLDPVAASIASFATLAAGYFARPLGGILFGHFGDRLGRKKMLVITLTIMGVISFLIGLLPTHDQVGAAAPVILVSLRVIQGIAVGGEWAGAALMSMEHAKPQGRGLAASMVASGGPGGAVLATLVLTAFSVLPEDQFLAWGWRVPFLMSAVLVVIAMVMRMKVTESPEFEAAQKAAQQSDSAHRGVPLVTILTRYPKQLLAAIGGGLAPLFLQSLLATFALNYAVTVGHDRTTALMLVTIANFIHMFTIPAFALLSDRVGRKPVMLTGVVLGIVLIWPFFSLISEGSGWALLLAFIIGNPIVQGLMYGPLAAWISEKFGTEARYTGVSLSYQISTTLGAGLAPLIAAALLAAAGGGTNTWLIALFFTGLSVITGIAVLSGRETANAPLIGTTPARAATPEPAPELVH, from the coding sequence ATGAGCCGTAGCGCTGCCGTTCCCCCGTCCCCTGACCGCGTCCGCCGGAATGCGATGGTTTCGAGTTACCTCGGCACCGCGGTCGAGATGTACGACTTTCTGCTGTACGGCACAGCCGCGAGCCTGGTCTTCCCGGTTCTCTTCTTCAAGGATCTGGATCCTGTCGCGGCATCCATCGCCTCATTCGCCACGCTCGCCGCTGGATACTTCGCGCGCCCGCTCGGCGGCATCCTCTTCGGCCACTTCGGCGACCGACTGGGCCGCAAGAAGATGCTGGTGATCACCCTGACGATCATGGGTGTCATCAGCTTCCTGATCGGCCTGCTGCCGACACACGACCAGGTCGGCGCGGCTGCACCGGTGATCCTCGTCAGCCTGCGGGTGATTCAGGGCATTGCCGTCGGTGGCGAGTGGGCCGGAGCTGCGCTGATGAGCATGGAGCACGCGAAGCCCCAGGGCCGCGGGCTCGCCGCCAGCATGGTCGCCAGCGGCGGACCGGGTGGCGCGGTGTTGGCGACCCTCGTGCTGACCGCGTTCTCGGTGCTGCCCGAAGACCAGTTCCTGGCCTGGGGCTGGCGGGTGCCGTTCCTGATGAGCGCTGTCCTCGTCGTGATCGCCATGGTGATGCGCATGAAGGTGACAGAGTCGCCGGAGTTCGAAGCCGCGCAGAAGGCGGCACAGCAGTCGGACTCGGCGCACCGCGGAGTGCCGCTCGTCACAATCCTTACCCGCTACCCCAAGCAACTGCTGGCCGCGATCGGCGGCGGGCTCGCGCCGTTATTCCTGCAGTCACTGCTCGCCACGTTCGCCTTGAACTACGCCGTGACCGTCGGCCACGACCGCACCACCGCGCTCATGCTGGTGACAATCGCCAACTTCATCCACATGTTCACCATCCCGGCGTTCGCGCTGCTGTCCGACCGCGTCGGCCGCAAGCCGGTCATGCTCACCGGTGTCGTGCTCGGCATTGTGCTGATCTGGCCGTTCTTCTCGCTCATCTCGGAGGGCTCAGGGTGGGCGTTGCTGCTCGCCTTCATCATCGGCAACCCGATCGTGCAGGGCTTGATGTACGGTCCGCTCGCCGCCTGGATCAGCGAAAAGTTCGGCACCGAAGCCCGCTACACGGGCGTCTCACTGAGCTACCAGATCTCAACCACCCTCGGCGCCGGCCTCGCCCCGCTGATAGCGGCGGCGTTGCTCGCGGCTGCAGGCGGCGGCACGAACACCTGGCTCATCGCGCTGTTCTTCACCGGACTCAGCGTGATCACGGGTATCGCGGTGCTTTCCGGTCGGGAGACGGCGAACGCCCCGCTGATCGGCACGACACCCGCACGTGCCGCGACCCCGGAACCCGCCCCAGAGCTCGTGCACTAA
- a CDS encoding amino acid deaminase, which yields MTTPLHRLLRAADLLGTPDQPAAGDPADTFDRLPWLGVQLDRDRAHGLFDSWAESTVIDDNTQQPVLGEGIVTALAQRAGLPARYPVANAGLLHVYGYLLSTSATPHGFKRDRWLDGTLATALGLDADAFLPWRLDNGTLLERVTRMVLPIARGAVNAGVVYERDDRIADDTTAHTTLWRSRRAGQAGPAALVYALDGPSGIRLVTAFPVSGAIDEFVAALDAEPPRLRYNAVV from the coding sequence GTGACCACCCCGCTCCACCGACTTCTCCGTGCTGCCGACCTGCTCGGCACGCCCGACCAACCCGCCGCCGGCGACCCCGCCGACACGTTCGACCGACTCCCCTGGCTCGGCGTGCAACTGGACCGCGACCGCGCCCACGGACTGTTCGACAGCTGGGCCGAGTCCACCGTGATCGACGACAACACCCAGCAGCCGGTGCTCGGTGAGGGCATCGTGACCGCGCTGGCACAGCGCGCCGGGCTGCCCGCCCGCTACCCGGTGGCCAACGCCGGGCTGCTGCACGTCTACGGTTACCTGCTCTCGACCTCCGCCACCCCGCACGGTTTCAAGCGCGACCGCTGGCTCGACGGCACCCTCGCCACCGCGCTCGGGCTCGACGCCGACGCGTTCCTGCCCTGGCGGCTCGACAACGGCACCCTGCTGGAACGGGTGACGCGCATGGTGCTGCCGATCGCCCGCGGCGCGGTGAACGCCGGGGTCGTGTACGAGCGGGACGACCGAATTGCCGACGACACGACCGCGCACACCACGCTGTGGCGGTCGCGTCGGGCGGGGCAGGCAGGGCCGGCGGCGTTGGTGTACGCGTTGGATGGGCCCAGCGGCATCCGTCTGGTCACCGCCTTCCCGGTGTCCGGCGCCATTGATGAGTTCGTGGCTGCGCTCGATGCCGAGCCGCCCCGGCTGCGCTACAACGCGGTCGTCTGA
- a CDS encoding RNA polymerase sigma factor encodes MARASYGRLLAVLAAPTGDIPAAEDALADAFAQALTTWPHAGVPENPEGWLLTVARNRQRDSYKSAANRTSVALDRVEGRMAGMAGLDGTHGLEGGMNGLIETLDLDAIPDKRLALLFVCAHPAIDPGARTPLMLQTVLGFEAKEIAEAFAVPTATMAQRLVRAKQRIRVARIPFEVPERVQMPARLPAVLEAIYGAYAIDWFLISGVTLHESMSAEALYLAATLADLLEDEPEALGLAALIALSLSRADARHIDGRFVPLDEQNTTLWDTALIRRGEAWLRRAATLGRSGRFQLEAAIQSAHCARASSGETDWRALRALYEALIRVAPTLGASVSLAGVIGRLDGPAAGLAALDAIPDAAILRFQPAWATRAHLLAEASRVGEAAAAYEKAISLTTDPAVRAYLTAKAARLGTP; translated from the coding sequence GTGGCCCGCGCCTCGTACGGCCGGTTGCTGGCCGTGCTCGCGGCGCCGACCGGCGACATCCCCGCCGCCGAAGACGCCCTCGCCGACGCGTTCGCGCAGGCGCTCACCACCTGGCCGCACGCCGGAGTTCCCGAGAATCCCGAGGGCTGGCTGCTCACCGTGGCCCGCAACCGGCAACGCGACAGCTACAAGTCGGCGGCGAACCGCACGTCCGTGGCGCTCGACCGGGTGGAGGGTCGCATGGCCGGGATGGCGGGCCTCGACGGGACGCACGGACTGGAGGGCGGTATGAACGGCCTGATCGAGACGCTGGATCTCGACGCCATCCCCGACAAACGGCTGGCGCTGCTGTTCGTCTGCGCGCACCCCGCGATCGACCCCGGCGCGCGCACTCCCCTGATGCTGCAAACGGTGCTCGGATTCGAGGCCAAGGAGATCGCCGAGGCGTTCGCGGTGCCGACCGCGACCATGGCGCAGCGACTCGTGCGGGCGAAGCAGCGCATCCGCGTCGCCCGTATCCCGTTCGAGGTGCCGGAGCGGGTGCAGATGCCCGCCCGTTTGCCCGCCGTGCTCGAGGCGATCTACGGCGCATACGCGATCGATTGGTTCCTGATTTCGGGCGTCACGCTGCACGAGTCGATGTCGGCCGAGGCGCTGTACCTGGCGGCAACCCTCGCCGACCTGCTCGAGGACGAACCGGAGGCCCTCGGCCTCGCCGCGCTGATCGCCCTGTCGCTGTCCCGGGCGGACGCGCGCCACATCGATGGCCGCTTCGTCCCGCTCGACGAGCAGAACACCACGCTGTGGGATACCGCGCTGATCCGCCGCGGTGAGGCCTGGCTGCGCCGTGCCGCGACGCTCGGGCGCAGCGGCCGGTTCCAGCTGGAGGCGGCGATCCAGTCGGCGCACTGCGCGCGGGCGAGTTCCGGCGAGACCGACTGGCGGGCGCTGCGCGCGTTGTACGAGGCACTGATCCGGGTGGCTCCGACGCTCGGGGCATCCGTCTCCCTGGCCGGCGTGATCGGCCGACTGGATGGGCCAGCCGCCGGGTTGGCCGCGCTGGATGCGATTCCGGATGCCGCAATCCTGCGTTTCCAGCCGGCGTGGGCGACCCGCGCCCACCTGCTCGCCGAGGCCAGCCGCGTCGGCGAGGCCGCGGCCGCCTACGAGAAGGCGATCTCGCTGACCACCGACCCCGCCGTGCGCGCCTACCTGACCGCAAAGGCAGCGCGGCTCGGCACCCCCTGA
- a CDS encoding 2-keto-4-pentenoate hydratase — protein MTTTTRNALIARELLEADRTGQPVPRLTHRFDGLSVDDAYAIQSMQLEEHQAAGRVLVGRKVGLTSLAMQKQLGVDSPDFGYFFDDMVYGDGAAIPVARFIAPKVEPEYAFVLAHDLTGPGVSLEDAAAAVASVHPAIEIIDSRIANWDIGLVDTIADNASCGAIVVGRETLDIPTEELGKVECVLRFDGVAVDSGLGSAVMGNPLAPLAWLANVLGERGVTLKAGQTVLPGAFMAAAPVEPGLHVTADFGVHGALSVSFV, from the coding sequence ATGACGACCACGACTCGAAACGCCCTGATCGCCCGCGAGCTGCTCGAGGCGGACCGCACCGGCCAGCCGGTTCCCCGCCTGACGCACCGCTTCGATGGGCTGAGCGTGGATGACGCGTATGCCATCCAGTCGATGCAGCTGGAGGAGCACCAGGCGGCCGGGCGGGTGCTGGTCGGACGCAAGGTCGGGCTCACGTCGCTGGCGATGCAGAAGCAGCTGGGCGTCGACTCTCCCGACTTCGGTTACTTCTTCGACGACATGGTCTACGGAGACGGCGCCGCCATCCCGGTGGCAAGGTTCATCGCCCCCAAGGTGGAGCCCGAGTACGCGTTCGTACTGGCACACGACCTGACCGGGCCGGGCGTCAGCCTCGAGGACGCCGCGGCCGCGGTCGCGAGCGTGCATCCCGCGATCGAGATCATCGATTCCCGGATCGCGAATTGGGACATCGGACTGGTTGACACGATCGCCGACAACGCCTCCTGCGGCGCGATCGTGGTGGGCCGCGAGACGCTGGATATTCCAACGGAGGAGCTCGGCAAGGTGGAGTGCGTGCTGCGCTTTGACGGCGTGGCGGTGGACAGTGGGCTCGGCTCCGCCGTGATGGGTAACCCGTTGGCTCCGCTGGCCTGGCTGGCGAACGTGCTGGGGGAGCGGGGCGTCACCCTCAAGGCTGGGCAGACTGTGCTGCCGGGCGCGTTCATGGCGGCCGCCCCCGTCGAGCCAGGCCTACACGTGACCGCTGACTTCGGTGTGCACGGCGCACTCTCCGTGTCGTTCGTCTGA
- a CDS encoding NYN domain-containing protein: MTEPVDARVAVYIDFDNIVISRYDQVNGRGHFHRDKVRSFAPEGDRRPKADRSEEATKVEQATVDISAVLDYASSFGSIVISRAYADWSVPVNSSYRRQLMDRAVDLVQLFPAVASMKNGADIRLSIDVVEDLFRLDDLTHVVIVAGDSDYIPLAQRAKRLGRYVVGIGVAGSTSKHLAAACDEFADYDALLTMEEEEPRVIEAAVVAAAEEVVEAAAAKTPDKTAEKASARKRGPKRTDAATPDESPAAEPEPESASSVEPPTSRRAQQAAQQAASNLLVRALRLGHAKDDQEWLGSSNVKNQMLRMDPSFQESALGYKSFTDFVQSRGNLVELQEDGQVRRLRLRPSSPFVA; the protein is encoded by the coding sequence ATGACTGAACCCGTCGACGCTCGAGTGGCCGTATACATCGACTTCGACAACATCGTGATTTCCCGGTACGACCAAGTGAACGGGCGCGGGCATTTTCACCGCGACAAGGTGCGCAGCTTCGCCCCCGAAGGCGACCGCCGCCCCAAAGCCGACCGGTCAGAGGAAGCCACCAAGGTCGAGCAGGCAACCGTCGACATCAGCGCGGTGCTTGACTACGCGTCATCCTTCGGTTCGATCGTGATCAGCCGCGCCTATGCCGACTGGTCGGTTCCGGTGAACTCCAGCTACCGGCGGCAGTTGATGGACCGCGCCGTCGACCTGGTGCAGCTGTTCCCGGCGGTCGCGTCGATGAAGAACGGCGCCGACATCCGACTGTCCATCGATGTGGTGGAAGACCTGTTCCGCCTGGATGACCTCACCCACGTGGTGATCGTCGCCGGCGACTCCGACTACATCCCGCTCGCCCAGCGCGCCAAGCGGCTCGGCCGCTACGTGGTCGGCATCGGCGTTGCCGGGTCCACCAGCAAGCACCTCGCCGCCGCCTGCGACGAGTTCGCCGACTACGACGCCCTGCTCACCATGGAAGAGGAGGAGCCGCGCGTTATCGAGGCGGCCGTTGTGGCCGCGGCCGAGGAGGTCGTTGAGGCCGCCGCCGCGAAGACTCCGGACAAGACTGCAGAGAAGGCGTCCGCCAGAAAGCGCGGACCGAAGAGGACGGATGCCGCGACGCCCGACGAATCGCCGGCGGCCGAGCCCGAACCCGAGTCCGCCTCCAGCGTGGAGCCGCCGACCAGCCGTCGCGCACAGCAGGCCGCACAGCAGGCGGCATCCAACCTGCTGGTGCGGGCGCTGCGCCTCGGCCACGCCAAGGACGACCAGGAGTGGCTAGGCAGCTCGAACGTGAAGAACCAGATGCTGCGCATGGACCCGTCGTTCCAGGAGTCCGCGCTCGGCTACAAGAGCTTCACCGACTTCGTGCAGTCGCGCGGCAACCTCGTGGAGCTGCAGGAAGACGGGCAGGTGCGTCGACTGCGGCTGCGGCCGAGCTCGCCGTTCGTCGCGTAA